In the genome of Chrysiogenes arsenatis DSM 11915, one region contains:
- the map gene encoding type I methionyl aminopeptidase, whose protein sequence is MSSRNMIKIYSPDAIANISRAALLAAEVLELAAQRVAPGVDTASIDEFCASYIASRGALAAPLNYRGFPKSICTSPNDVICHGIPSPDVVLQDGDIVNIDITVFLDGYYGDTSRTVLVGEVPSGVKLFVERAEKAMWKGIEAAVVGHRFNAIGDSIERYVKKFNYSVVRDYCGHGIGAAFHEDPAVLHYSSRSALPMLQNGMVFTVEPMINMGKNWRSEVDQIDGWTARTVDGSLSAQFEHTVAIVNGKAQVLSIPPHSI, encoded by the coding sequence ATGTCATCCCGTAATATGATTAAAATCTACTCGCCGGACGCTATTGCCAACATCTCGCGTGCCGCATTATTAGCGGCGGAAGTACTTGAACTTGCTGCCCAGCGAGTGGCTCCCGGAGTCGATACTGCTTCCATTGACGAGTTCTGCGCCAGTTACATTGCCAGCCGTGGCGCTCTTGCGGCCCCACTGAACTACCGTGGCTTCCCCAAAAGCATTTGCACCTCACCCAACGATGTCATCTGCCATGGCATTCCGTCACCCGACGTGGTGCTGCAAGACGGTGATATCGTCAATATTGATATTACCGTTTTTCTCGATGGCTACTATGGCGATACTTCGCGCACGGTGCTGGTCGGTGAAGTTCCAAGCGGCGTCAAGCTTTTTGTGGAGCGGGCGGAAAAGGCGATGTGGAAAGGGATAGAAGCGGCAGTCGTTGGCCACCGTTTTAACGCCATTGGCGATTCGATTGAGCGCTACGTCAAGAAATTCAACTACTCGGTGGTACGTGATTACTGCGGCCATGGCATTGGCGCCGCATTCCATGAAGATCCCGCCGTGCTGCATTACAGCTCACGCAGTGCGTTGCCAATGCTGCAAAACGGTATGGTATTTACGGTTGAACCAATGATCAATATGGGGAAAAACTGGCGTTCGGAGGTCGACCAAATCGATGGGTGGACGGCTCGCACGGTTGACGGTTCCTTGTCGGCACAATTCGAACATACCGTGGCAATAGTCAACGGAAAAGCCCAAGTACTGAGCATTCCACCACACTCAATTTGA
- a CDS encoding cation:proton antiporter — MIEHEMLSFLLAVAVLLGAARIFGEISRKFGQPSVLGEILAGIALGPSLLGMLLPEVNHWLFPTTGSAAIALDGLTFLSITLFLLVAGMEVDLSTAWRQGKAAMVTALFGMLVPFAVGYSLVRIAPEFMGFTSHTSIHLYALFFATALSISALPVIAKTLMDLNLYRSDFGMVVIGAAVLNDLVGWTVFAIILGLMGSAVDGNLANIFNTVALVILFTVFVLTIGRWAINRSLPWIKAYTTYPGGILGFAVTLGLLSAAFTEWAGVHAIFGAFILGIALGDSRHLRERTRATLDQFISFIFAPLFFASIGLRVNFVEHFDILLVITVLIVGTLTKVGGCLLGNRLIGMSWRDSWAVGFAMNSRGAMEIILSMLALQMGLIGDSMFVALVILALMTSATSATTLQAILRRNKKVHFQDFASSKTFLNEVNGTTMQEVIREMVEHMSLSLRDIDARDVLRKLLRREKLMSTALDRGVAVPHARILHLREPIVCIGVSRRGVECDSLDGNMTHLFIMILTPQDDNGVQLDILADVGGLFRDQEISEEIFSVRNYTEFLAEITQMREKAKLM; from the coding sequence ATGATTGAACATGAAATGCTCAGCTTTCTGCTTGCCGTTGCGGTACTGCTGGGAGCCGCTCGCATTTTCGGAGAAATTTCACGCAAGTTCGGGCAGCCATCGGTGCTGGGGGAGATTCTGGCCGGCATTGCACTCGGCCCTTCGCTGCTGGGCATGTTGCTTCCTGAAGTCAACCATTGGCTCTTTCCCACTACGGGTTCGGCGGCCATTGCCCTTGATGGCTTAACCTTCCTCTCGATCACCCTTTTCTTGCTGGTTGCCGGAATGGAGGTGGACCTTTCCACCGCTTGGCGACAGGGAAAAGCCGCGATGGTAACGGCTTTGTTCGGCATGCTGGTTCCTTTTGCGGTCGGATACTCGCTCGTCCGCATCGCACCTGAATTTATGGGCTTTACGTCACACACCTCCATCCATCTCTACGCACTCTTCTTTGCCACTGCCCTTTCCATCTCCGCCCTGCCAGTTATTGCCAAAACACTGATGGATCTCAATCTCTACCGCTCCGACTTCGGTATGGTCGTAATTGGAGCGGCGGTGCTCAACGACTTGGTTGGCTGGACAGTCTTTGCAATTATTCTGGGCTTGATGGGATCGGCAGTCGACGGTAACCTCGCGAATATTTTCAATACCGTCGCGCTGGTTATTTTGTTTACCGTTTTTGTGTTGACCATCGGGCGCTGGGCCATCAATCGCTCCTTGCCTTGGATTAAAGCCTACACGACCTATCCGGGCGGCATATTAGGCTTTGCCGTTACACTGGGACTTTTAAGCGCCGCCTTTACGGAATGGGCTGGCGTACACGCTATTTTCGGTGCCTTTATCCTGGGGATCGCACTGGGCGATTCACGCCACCTGCGGGAGCGGACACGGGCGACACTCGATCAATTCATCTCGTTTATTTTTGCGCCGCTTTTCTTTGCCAGCATTGGACTGCGTGTGAATTTTGTCGAACACTTCGACATTCTGCTAGTGATCACCGTACTCATCGTCGGCACACTGACCAAAGTCGGTGGATGCCTACTGGGAAATCGCCTGATCGGCATGAGTTGGCGCGATAGCTGGGCGGTAGGTTTTGCCATGAACTCACGCGGCGCCATGGAGATTATCCTGAGCATGCTGGCCTTGCAGATGGGACTGATTGGCGATTCGATGTTTGTTGCATTGGTAATTTTGGCGTTGATGACGTCAGCAACCAGCGCCACAACATTGCAGGCGATTCTGCGCCGCAATAAAAAGGTACACTTTCAGGATTTTGCCTCATCCAAAACCTTTCTGAACGAGGTAAACGGCACGACCATGCAAGAAGTGATTCGCGAAATGGTGGAACATATGTCGCTTTCACTGCGCGATATTGATGCGCGGGATGTGCTGCGCAAACTCTTGCGTCGTGAAAAACTGATGTCAACCGCACTGGATCGTGGCGTGGCGGTGCCGCATGCGAGAATTCTGCATTTGCGCGAACCGATCGTTTGCATTGGTGTTTCGCGGCGCGGCGTGGAGTGCGATTCGCTTGATGGCAACATGACGCATTTGTTTATCATGATTTTAACGCCGCAGGATGATAACGGCGTTCAGCTTGATATCTTGGCCGATGTTGGTGGCTTGTTCCGCGATCAGGAGATTTCCGAAGAAATTTTTTCGGTACGCAACTACACGGAATTTCTGGCTGAAATTACACAAATGCGCGAAAAAGCCAAGCTCATGTGA
- the proB gene encoding glutamate 5-kinase yields the protein MEHLAQTVRDAQRIVIKVGSNILLAENRLNLPFLYTLAEDIHELRKSGKSVLLVTSGSVATGMAKFGTTERPKDLPTKQAYAAVGQMSLMWEYERAFRVYGIPIAQVLLTRDDLESRKRYLNSQNTLLALFDLDVLPIVNENDTVVTDEIRFGDNDTLSAMVAGVVKADVNIILSDIDGFYTANPQLDPNAEFLPLITKIDSKVEAMAGLSTSSVGTGGMVTKISAARKCINAGIDMIITSGRTNHPISRLLQGARGTLFRASIDKVSARKRWILQTLKSHGSLIIDSGAEAALMRKEASLLPIGVKAISGEFERGECVQVHSQNGTLLAKGLVSYSSEEARQIYGRKSSEIETILGYVFHKEMIHKDNLVIMGAGEE from the coding sequence ATGGAACACCTGGCTCAGACCGTTCGCGACGCACAGCGCATCGTCATCAAAGTCGGCAGTAATATTCTGCTGGCAGAAAATCGTCTCAACCTCCCGTTTCTGTATACGCTCGCCGAAGATATACATGAGCTGCGTAAAAGCGGCAAATCCGTCTTGCTCGTCACCTCCGGCTCCGTCGCCACTGGGATGGCGAAATTTGGCACCACTGAACGCCCCAAAGACCTGCCAACCAAACAAGCCTACGCCGCTGTTGGGCAGATGAGTTTGATGTGGGAATACGAACGGGCCTTCCGCGTCTACGGCATTCCTATCGCCCAAGTACTTTTAACCCGTGACGACCTTGAAAGCCGCAAACGGTATCTGAACTCGCAAAATACACTGCTGGCACTGTTTGATCTCGACGTACTGCCGATCGTCAACGAAAATGATACCGTTGTCACAGACGAAATCCGCTTTGGCGATAATGATACCCTTTCGGCCATGGTGGCGGGAGTCGTCAAAGCCGACGTCAATATCATCCTGAGCGACATTGATGGCTTTTATACCGCCAACCCACAACTTGACCCGAACGCTGAATTTTTGCCCCTGATTACCAAAATCGACAGCAAAGTCGAGGCGATGGCGGGGCTCAGCACTTCCAGCGTTGGCACGGGCGGCATGGTGACGAAAATCAGCGCTGCACGCAAATGCATCAATGCTGGTATTGACATGATCATTACCTCTGGTCGCACGAATCACCCCATCAGCCGACTCCTGCAAGGGGCACGCGGAACGCTCTTTCGCGCCTCTATCGATAAAGTTTCGGCACGCAAACGGTGGATTTTACAAACGCTGAAAAGCCATGGCTCCTTGATTATCGATTCCGGTGCCGAAGCCGCGCTGATGCGCAAAGAGGCGAGTTTATTGCCCATTGGAGTGAAGGCCATTAGTGGTGAATTTGAACGTGGCGAATGTGTTCAGGTGCACTCCCAGAACGGAACATTGCTTGCCAAAGGGTTAGTATCGTATTCATCAGAAGAAGCGCGTCAAATCTATGGCCGGAAATCGTCGGAAATCGAGACGATCCTCGGCTACGTCTTCCATAAAGAAATGATTCATAAAGATAACCTCGTGATTATGGGAGCGGGTGAAGAGTAG
- a CDS encoding transposase, which yields MSPYLYMHEDIWQKIAPFLPQVIEKKKSGRPRMDDRQAMDAIYYVLYSGCRWKDLPARFGAASTVHDRFLSWKRQGVLESLLECDLLHYDGYSYIKADRKAS from the coding sequence ATGTCACCATATCTGTATATGCACGAAGACATTTGGCAAAAAATTGCCCCATTCCTTCCACAAGTAATCGAAAAGAAAAAGTCCGGCAGACCGCGCATGGATGATCGCCAAGCGATGGATGCTATCTATTACGTCCTCTACAGCGGTTGCCGCTGGAAAGACCTTCCCGCTCGCTTTGGTGCTGCCAGCACTGTCCACGACCGCTTTCTCTCCTGGAAACGCCAAGGAGTACTAGAATCCCTGCTAGAGTGCGATCTGCTCCATTACGACGGCTATTCTTACATTAAAGCTGACCGCAAAGCATCGTGA
- a CDS encoding HIT domain-containing protein → MSQPLFQLHPRLREDTHGVASLELCEVLLMNESRYPWCILVPRRDAVREIYELSVADQQQLWQETTTVLAAMAAEFNADKMNMGALGNIVEQLHIHCIARLRSDAAWPAPVWGKFTPEPYTPEAAAERVARLRQILR, encoded by the coding sequence GTGAGCCAACCTCTCTTTCAACTTCACCCACGCCTGCGCGAGGATACCCACGGGGTCGCCTCGCTTGAGCTATGCGAAGTACTCCTCATGAATGAATCGCGCTATCCGTGGTGCATACTCGTGCCACGGCGCGATGCCGTGCGGGAAATCTACGAGCTAAGCGTGGCCGATCAGCAACAACTGTGGCAGGAAACGACGACCGTGCTCGCCGCTATGGCCGCTGAATTTAACGCCGACAAAATGAACATGGGTGCGCTGGGAAATATCGTCGAGCAGCTCCATATTCACTGCATCGCGCGCCTCCGCAGCGATGCGGCTTGGCCAGCACCCGTGTGGGGGAAATTCACACCAGAACCATACACACCAGAAGCAGCGGCAGAGCGCGTGGCACGTTTGCGGCAGATATTGCGGTAG
- a CDS encoding class I SAM-dependent DNA methyltransferase, translating to MPIASWSDIRNRALAFSKDWSDASKEKQQASPFLIDFLEVFGRNRKRTFKFEHNVKKYGGKQGYVDLFLPGELLIEMKSRGESLKRAFDQAVDYFEGIADADLPAYVLVCDFATFSLTNIQTAETITFPIADLHKHIKLFAFLAGYKTQTIKPQDPINIKAAEKMGKLHDQLKAIGYEGHQLEVYLVRLLFCLFAEDTSIFEKRIFQDYIENRTNPDGTDLAYHLVAIFQTLNTPEIKRLKNIEDDLAAFPYVNGKLFEETLPIASFDRAMRQALLDACALDWSAISPAIFGSLFQSIMDSAARRNLGAHYTSEENILKLIKPLFLDALWAEFEQIGNNKKKLATFHDKLGELKFLDPACGCGNFLVIAYRELRQLEFAVLQKLHAGVSLVEIETLLRVNVDQFCGIEIEEFPAQIAQVALWLTDHQMNQQVSEAFGQYFARIPLTKSANIIHGNALRIHWETTFPDVNYILGNPPFVGAKYMDDLQRADARAVFSGIDNAGLLDLVTAWHVKATRYMQLFPRTHSAFVSTNSITQGEQVGALWGWMLAQGIKIHFAHRTFSWTNEARGKAAVHCVIIGFGLGDVPEKTIFVYENIKGEAHAVKAANINPYLVDAPDTIVISRMSPLSAAPAIANGSIPADGGNLILEPGERDQLLTIEPQVALWLRPYLGGEGFLNGNMRYCLWLVDCPPQILRTMPSVLARVEGVRNMRRASAKVATQVKANTPTLFTENRQPTSGRYLALPRTSSENRRYIPIGYLDHHIVAANDLQFIPNASPYHFGIVSSALHMAWMRITSGRLESRYRYSVKCTYNTFPWPSPDDKQRAAIETAAQGVIDARAAHPDATLADLYDPLTMPPDLVKAHQKLDRAVDAAYGVKSFANEAERVAFLFRRYQELVAPLAEEMEKKTKKSRKRVQKPLEKE from the coding sequence ATGCCGATAGCAAGCTGGAGTGATATTCGCAACCGCGCCCTTGCATTTTCAAAAGACTGGAGCGATGCATCAAAGGAAAAGCAGCAGGCGAGCCCTTTCCTGATAGACTTTTTGGAAGTCTTCGGTAGAAACCGAAAACGCACATTTAAATTTGAACACAACGTCAAAAAATATGGCGGCAAGCAAGGGTACGTTGACCTTTTCCTGCCTGGAGAACTGCTGATTGAAATGAAATCACGCGGCGAAAGCCTCAAGCGTGCCTTTGATCAGGCCGTCGATTATTTTGAAGGGATCGCAGACGCAGACCTCCCCGCCTACGTGCTGGTATGCGATTTTGCTACGTTCTCGCTCACCAACATCCAAACCGCTGAAACCATAACGTTTCCCATTGCTGATCTGCACAAACACATTAAGCTGTTTGCCTTTTTGGCGGGATACAAAACACAAACCATCAAGCCCCAAGACCCTATCAACATTAAAGCTGCCGAGAAAATGGGAAAGCTGCACGATCAGCTCAAAGCCATTGGCTACGAAGGGCACCAACTCGAAGTATACCTCGTGCGCCTGCTTTTTTGTCTGTTTGCAGAAGATACCAGCATATTTGAAAAGCGGATTTTTCAGGACTACATCGAAAACCGCACGAATCCTGACGGCACTGATCTCGCCTATCATCTGGTGGCAATTTTCCAAACCCTCAATACACCAGAAATAAAACGCCTGAAAAATATTGAAGATGACCTTGCTGCCTTTCCGTATGTCAACGGAAAACTCTTTGAAGAAACCCTTCCCATAGCTTCATTTGACCGTGCTATGCGCCAAGCACTGCTTGATGCTTGTGCGCTTGATTGGAGCGCTATTTCTCCCGCAATTTTCGGTAGCCTTTTTCAAAGCATTATGGATAGTGCCGCCCGCCGCAATCTTGGAGCACATTACACCAGCGAAGAAAATATTCTCAAACTCATCAAGCCGCTTTTTCTTGATGCCTTGTGGGCGGAGTTTGAGCAAATCGGCAACAATAAGAAAAAACTGGCTACCTTTCACGATAAACTTGGAGAGTTAAAATTCCTTGATCCAGCGTGTGGGTGCGGCAACTTTCTCGTCATCGCCTACCGCGAGTTGCGGCAACTTGAATTTGCCGTACTCCAAAAACTTCACGCTGGCGTCTCGCTTGTGGAAATAGAAACTCTGTTACGCGTCAATGTTGATCAATTTTGTGGAATCGAAATCGAGGAATTTCCCGCCCAGATCGCACAGGTCGCTCTTTGGTTGACCGACCACCAAATGAATCAGCAAGTGAGTGAGGCGTTCGGGCAATATTTTGCCAGAATACCACTGACGAAATCAGCGAACATCATCCACGGCAATGCACTCAGAATCCACTGGGAAACAACCTTCCCCGACGTCAACTACATCCTTGGCAATCCACCTTTTGTCGGGGCAAAATATATGGATGACCTGCAACGTGCCGATGCCCGTGCGGTATTTTCTGGTATTGATAATGCAGGGCTTCTCGACCTTGTGACCGCGTGGCACGTAAAAGCCACCCGCTACATGCAACTTTTTCCACGCACGCACAGCGCTTTTGTTTCGACCAACAGCATTACGCAAGGGGAACAGGTTGGTGCACTCTGGGGCTGGATGCTGGCACAAGGGATCAAAATTCATTTTGCCCACCGCACTTTTTCGTGGACAAACGAAGCACGTGGCAAAGCGGCAGTGCACTGCGTGATTATCGGCTTTGGCCTTGGCGATGTGCCAGAGAAAACTATTTTTGTGTACGAAAATATCAAAGGCGAAGCACACGCCGTGAAAGCGGCAAACATCAACCCCTATCTGGTCGATGCGCCGGATACTATTGTAATATCACGCATGTCACCCCTATCCGCAGCGCCAGCCATTGCGAATGGTAGTATTCCTGCAGATGGCGGCAATCTTATTTTGGAGCCCGGAGAGCGCGACCAATTACTGACAATTGAGCCACAAGTTGCTTTATGGCTACGTCCCTATCTTGGTGGAGAAGGCTTTCTTAACGGCAATATGCGCTATTGCCTATGGTTAGTCGATTGCCCACCGCAAATTTTGCGTACCATGCCATCAGTGCTTGCTCGCGTTGAAGGCGTGCGCAATATGCGTAGAGCGAGCGCCAAAGTTGCCACTCAAGTTAAAGCAAATACTCCAACCCTATTCACCGAAAATCGTCAACCTACATCAGGGCGCTACTTGGCGCTACCACGCACCTCCTCGGAAAACCGACGATATATCCCGATTGGCTATCTTGATCATCACATTGTCGCGGCGAACGACTTGCAGTTCATCCCAAATGCCTCACCATATCACTTTGGAATTGTCAGCAGTGCGTTACACATGGCTTGGATGCGCATAACATCAGGGCGGCTGGAGAGTCGTTATCGTTATTCTGTCAAATGCACCTACAATACCTTCCCGTGGCCATCGCCAGACGACAAGCAGCGCGCCGCCATCGAAACCGCCGCGCAAGGGGTGATTGATGCACGCGCAGCGCATCCCGATGCAACGCTTGCCGACCTCTACGACCCGCTCACCATGCCGCCCGACCTTGTAAAAGCTCACCAGAAGCTTGACCGCGCGGTTGATGCCGCCTATGGTGTGAAATCGTTCGCGAATGAAGCAGAACGGGTCGCATTTCTATTCCGGCGCTATCAGGAGTTAGTCGCTCCTCTTGCCGAGGAGATGGAGAAAAAAACGAAGAAGTCACGGAAAAGAGTTCAGAAACCGCTCGAAAAGGAGTAA
- a CDS encoding HEPN domain-containing protein: MVDLKKHITHWHTGAFEDLEVACSLMEQGKIRHSLFFAHLALEKMLKAHYCRTQSEIAPMIHNLLRLADKAGILLKDKDRDLLAECNAFNIEGRYPELFLPLPSRSEADRYIADIKELIECLNQMF, encoded by the coding sequence ATGGTCGATTTAAAGAAACATATCACTCATTGGCATACTGGTGCTTTCGAGGATCTTGAGGTCGCTTGTAGCTTAATGGAGCAAGGAAAAATCCGTCATAGTCTGTTTTTTGCCCATTTAGCGCTTGAAAAAATGCTCAAAGCCCACTATTGCCGCACTCAATCTGAAATTGCACCGATGATTCACAATCTTCTTCGCTTGGCGGACAAGGCTGGAATTTTGTTGAAAGATAAGGATCGTGATCTGCTTGCTGAATGCAATGCTTTCAATATTGAAGGGAGATATCCTGAGTTGTTTCTACCCCTGCCGTCGCGCTCTGAAGCGGACAGATATATTGCCGATATCAAGGAGCTGATAGAATGCTTAAACCAGATGTTTTAA
- a CDS encoding nucleotidyltransferase domain-containing protein yields the protein MLKPDVLTSVQRYISLLRQEGIAVEFVVVFGSQSKGNAHEWSDIDVLVVSPQFDLMRDRSLLNLLWRLTARVDNRIEPIPCGSRQWREDDSNAIIEVARREGEILGAA from the coding sequence ATGCTTAAACCAGATGTTTTAACTTCGGTTCAGCGCTATATATCGCTTTTGCGTCAAGAAGGTATTGCCGTTGAGTTTGTTGTCGTCTTTGGCTCACAGTCAAAAGGCAATGCTCACGAGTGGAGCGACATTGATGTACTGGTCGTTTCTCCCCAGTTTGACCTTATGCGTGATCGCTCGCTGTTGAATCTCCTGTGGCGCCTGACCGCCCGTGTCGACAACCGCATTGAACCGATTCCGTGTGGTTCACGCCAGTGGCGAGAAGATGACTCCAATGCGATTATTGAGGTTGCTCGCCGTGAGGGCGAAATTCTGGGAGCTGCCTAA
- the zupT gene encoding zinc transporter ZupT: MEFSTGAIVFAFSLTLFAGLSTGIGGLLALFIRQKNTVALSVGLGLSAGVMIYVSFVEILPKSVDSFIGYGDHWAHLFGVLCLFLGIGFSALIDRFIPSDINPHELNEVREFAHIDVDHDHVVKARALKRTGVFTALALAIHNFPEGFATFTVALVDPTLAIPIVAAVAIHNIPEGVAVSLPIYHATGSRLKGFLYAFSSGIAEPLGALVGYLLLAPYLNDITLGIVFGIVGGIMIYISFDELLPAAREYGSGHSVIGGLIAGMGIMAFSLVLFDFM; encoded by the coding sequence GTGGAATTTTCGACTGGCGCGATTGTCTTTGCTTTTAGCCTGACGCTTTTTGCTGGACTCTCAACTGGTATTGGCGGCTTATTGGCGCTTTTCATTCGCCAGAAAAACACCGTCGCCCTTTCCGTCGGCCTTGGACTTTCGGCAGGCGTTATGATCTACGTTTCATTCGTAGAAATTCTCCCCAAATCAGTCGATAGCTTTATTGGATACGGTGATCATTGGGCGCACCTTTTTGGGGTGCTCTGCCTTTTTCTCGGCATTGGATTTTCCGCACTAATCGACCGCTTTATCCCAAGCGACATTAACCCGCATGAGCTTAATGAAGTGCGCGAATTTGCCCACATCGACGTCGATCACGACCATGTTGTGAAGGCACGTGCGCTGAAGCGCACTGGGGTTTTTACCGCGTTAGCACTGGCGATACATAATTTTCCTGAAGGCTTTGCGACGTTCACCGTCGCTCTCGTCGACCCCACGTTAGCGATTCCGATTGTTGCCGCCGTGGCTATCCACAACATTCCCGAAGGCGTTGCGGTGAGCTTGCCGATTTATCACGCCACTGGTAGTCGCCTGAAAGGATTCCTGTACGCCTTCAGTTCTGGCATTGCTGAACCGCTCGGTGCACTGGTTGGCTACCTGCTCCTCGCGCCATATCTGAATGATATAACTCTTGGGATAGTGTTCGGCATTGTCGGTGGGATAATGATCTACATTTCATTTGATGAATTGCTCCCCGCCGCGCGGGAATACGGAAGCGGTCACTCCGTGATCGGAGGGCTGATTGCTGGCATGGGGATTATGGCATTTTCATTGGTGTTGTTTGATTTTATGTGA